One genomic segment of Acinetobacter sp. C26M includes these proteins:
- the msrB gene encoding peptide-methionine (R)-S-oxide reductase MsrB — MGKVNKTDREWQRELSPEEYRITRQKGTEPAFTGQYWNNKQHGTYVCRCCGAELFSSETKYDSGCGWPSFFRPVDSVAVEEHEDLSHGMVRTEIVCHDCDAHLGHVFEDGPQPTGLRYCVNSASLQLKTEEKNDEETYP; from the coding sequence ATGGGAAAAGTGAATAAAACAGACCGGGAATGGCAAAGAGAATTATCACCTGAAGAATACCGCATAACTCGTCAAAAGGGCACAGAACCCGCATTTACAGGACAATATTGGAACAATAAACAGCACGGCACTTATGTTTGTCGTTGTTGCGGTGCGGAATTATTTTCTTCTGAAACTAAATATGATAGTGGCTGTGGCTGGCCAAGCTTTTTTAGACCCGTCGACAGTGTTGCTGTAGAAGAACATGAAGATTTGTCGCATGGTATGGTCAGAACGGAAATTGTCTGCCATGATTGCGATGCACATTTGGGCCATGTGTTTGAGGATGGCCCACAGCCGACAGGACTGCGTTACTGCGTGAATTCGGCATCATTACAACTTAAAACAGAAGAAAAGAATGACGAGGAAACTTATCCATGA
- a CDS encoding pyridoxal phosphate-dependent aminotransferase: MSQKKSVVFQNLLPTIRQYQQSGFTHEKIVELLRDQHDLNLVSVETFKSYLYRYAKVNPAMSKNTVVPQSTHSSREIKKSSKLEHVCYDIRGPVLRAANEMEEQGHKIIKLNIGNPAPFGFEAPQEIINDVALNLPNAIGYTDSKGIFPARKAICQYYQQKGIFDMHVNDVYVGNGVSELIVMAMQGLLDDGDEMLVPMPDYPLWTAAVNLSGGTAIHYKCDSENYWYPDIADMESKITANTRGIVIINPNNPTGSVYPRHVLEQIVALAKKHDLILFADEIYDKIVYDGIEHVAVAALAGDQLCISFNGLSKAYRIAGYRAGWMAITGNKARAADYIEGLDMLASMRLCANHQAQYAIQTALGGYQSINDLIRPGGRLYEQRNIAWEMLNEIPGVSCVKPDGAMYCFPKLDPTVYPIEDDEKLMLDLLRAEKVLLVQGTGFNWPTPDHFRVVFLPAENELREAINRLSRFLAKMR; the protein is encoded by the coding sequence ATGTCTCAGAAAAAAAGTGTGGTTTTCCAAAATTTATTACCAACTATCAGACAATATCAACAATCAGGCTTTACGCATGAAAAAATTGTTGAATTACTGAGAGATCAACACGATCTAAATTTGGTAAGCGTTGAAACCTTTAAAAGTTATTTATACCGATATGCAAAAGTGAATCCAGCTATGTCAAAAAATACTGTTGTTCCCCAGTCTACTCATTCAAGCAGAGAAATTAAAAAATCATCTAAGCTTGAGCATGTTTGTTACGACATTCGTGGACCAGTATTACGCGCCGCCAATGAAATGGAAGAGCAAGGACATAAGATCATCAAGCTCAATATCGGCAACCCTGCACCATTTGGTTTTGAAGCTCCACAAGAAATTATCAACGACGTTGCTTTAAACCTTCCCAATGCAATTGGCTATACCGACTCAAAAGGGATTTTCCCTGCTCGTAAAGCCATTTGTCAGTATTACCAACAAAAAGGCATCTTTGATATGCACGTCAATGATGTGTATGTCGGCAATGGTGTTTCAGAGCTCATTGTGATGGCCATGCAAGGTCTACTCGATGATGGCGACGAAATGCTAGTACCTATGCCTGACTATCCGTTATGGACTGCTGCCGTAAACCTTTCAGGCGGTACTGCGATTCACTATAAATGTGATTCTGAAAACTACTGGTATCCAGATATTGCAGACATGGAAAGTAAAATCACAGCAAATACTCGCGGTATTGTGATTATTAATCCAAATAACCCAACAGGTTCTGTATATCCTCGTCATGTGCTAGAGCAAATTGTTGCCCTAGCGAAGAAACATGACTTAATTTTATTTGCTGATGAAATCTATGACAAAATCGTCTATGACGGCATTGAGCATGTGGCCGTTGCAGCATTGGCTGGCGATCAACTGTGTATTTCATTTAATGGCTTATCAAAAGCTTATCGTATTGCTGGTTATCGCGCTGGATGGATGGCGATCACGGGTAATAAAGCGCGTGCCGCAGACTATATTGAAGGCTTAGATATGCTGGCTTCAATGCGTTTGTGTGCTAATCATCAAGCGCAATATGCAATTCAAACCGCTTTAGGTGGCTATCAGTCAATTAACGACCTAATTCGCCCAGGTGGTCGTTTATACGAACAGCGTAATATTGCGTGGGAAATGTTGAATGAAATTCCTGGTGTAAGTTGTGTTAAGCCAGATGGCGCAATGTATTGCTTCCCGAAACTCGATCCAACAGTTTATCCAATTGAAGATGATGAAAAACTGATGTTGGATTTATTAAGAGCTGAAAAAGTTCTCTTGGTTCAAGGCACAGGTTTTAACTGGCCAACACCAGATCATTTCCGTGTGGTGTTCTTACCAGCTGAAAATGAACTACGTGAAGCAATCAATCGCTTAAGTCGGTTCTTAGCCAAAATGCGTTAA
- a CDS encoding tetratricopeptide repeat protein, producing the protein MKLKNIVFSILLTSSLFTLSHADDVSFSQELVQQAKAGDATAQNNLGDAYYYGNEVDQDFGKALEWFKKAAAKGNADAIFSVGYMYDYGEGVEEDNLTALKWYTQAAQKGQLYAQYYLGYLYLYGDEGVGVNTKKGVEWMTKSADAGLDMAQAELGHLYNDGEEGVAQDLKKALHYYQLAAKQEEPSAINNLGIFYLEGKAGLKQDYKEALRLFSLASGAGNGLGSSNIAYIHEEAKGVAKNYKKAAEFYELAVAQGEDEALLDLARLYEKGGYGLTKNLKKSKEYEAQWDELQDSDS; encoded by the coding sequence ATGAAATTAAAAAATATCGTGTTTTCAATATTATTGACCAGTAGCCTATTTACCTTAAGTCATGCAGATGATGTGTCTTTTAGTCAAGAACTTGTACAACAAGCGAAAGCGGGGGATGCCACTGCACAGAACAATTTGGGTGATGCTTATTATTATGGAAATGAGGTTGATCAAGATTTTGGTAAAGCATTGGAGTGGTTTAAAAAAGCGGCAGCAAAGGGTAATGCAGATGCGATTTTTTCAGTCGGTTATATGTATGATTATGGCGAAGGTGTAGAAGAAGATAACCTAACTGCTTTGAAATGGTACACCCAAGCGGCGCAAAAGGGTCAGCTCTATGCACAATACTATTTAGGTTATTTATATCTTTATGGTGACGAAGGTGTAGGGGTAAATACCAAAAAAGGAGTGGAGTGGATGACCAAGTCGGCTGATGCTGGTTTGGATATGGCGCAAGCAGAACTCGGCCATTTATATAATGATGGTGAGGAAGGTGTAGCACAAGATCTCAAAAAAGCACTGCATTATTATCAGTTGGCTGCGAAACAAGAGGAGCCTTCTGCAATTAATAACTTGGGTATTTTCTACTTAGAGGGTAAGGCTGGGTTGAAGCAAGATTATAAAGAGGCTTTGCGTTTATTTAGTTTGGCTTCTGGTGCAGGAAATGGTTTGGGTTCTTCTAATATTGCTTATATCCATGAAGAGGCCAAAGGTGTTGCAAAGAATTATAAAAAAGCAGCAGAGTTTTATGAACTCGCAGTGGCACAGGGTGAAGACGAAGCCTTGCTGGATTTAGCTCGTTTATATGAAAAAGGTGGCTATGGTTTGACTAAAAACCTAAAAAAATCGAAAGAATATGAAGCGCAGTGGGATGAGTTACAGGATTCTGATTCTTAA